From Pseudomonadota bacterium, one genomic window encodes:
- a CDS encoding methylenetetrahydrofolate reductase C-terminal domain-containing protein codes for MIVADRKPLSEILDMIADRNKILIIGCKGCVTVCNVGGAKEVQILAASLNIVRKKEGHPLEVDQITIERQCDPEYIEQVKSTINDYDAVISMACGVGPQFLSEAYPQQKFFPAVNTKFFGGATSHGVWEERCAGCGTCVIHNFDGLCPVARCSKSLMNGPCGGSSSGYCEISKEVQCVWDMIVKKKMEQGRLDDLLCFTPAKNWRTSRDGGPRKSVREELAI; via the coding sequence ATGATTGTTGCTGATAGAAAACCCCTGTCTGAAATACTGGATATGATCGCGGACAGGAATAAAATACTAATTATAGGATGCAAGGGCTGTGTAACTGTCTGTAATGTCGGTGGGGCCAAAGAAGTGCAGATACTTGCGGCATCACTGAATATTGTCAGGAAAAAAGAAGGGCATCCCCTTGAAGTTGATCAAATAACCATAGAAAGACAGTGTGACCCCGAATATATAGAACAGGTAAAATCTACGATAAATGATTATGATGCGGTTATTTCAATGGCCTGTGGTGTGGGCCCGCAATTTCTGTCCGAAGCCTATCCGCAGCAAAAATTCTTTCCGGCTGTAAACACCAAATTTTTCGGAGGCGCAACGTCACACGGTGTCTGGGAAGAACGCTGTGCGGGGTGCGGGACATGCGTAATACATAATTTCGATGGTTTATGCCCTGTAGCGAGATGTTCCAAGAGTCTTATGAACGGACCCTGCGGCGGCAGTTCCAGCGGTTATTGCGAAATCAGCAAGGAAGTACAATGTGTCTGGGATATGATCGTAAAAAAGAAGATGGAGCAGGGAAGACTTGATGATTTACTTTGTTTTACTCCTGCCAAAAACTGGCGGACATCAAGAGATGGCGGCCCGCGAAAATCAGTAAGGGAGGAGCTTGCCATATGA
- a CDS encoding hydrogenase iron-sulfur subunit, which yields MDKDFEPQIIAFCCKYCAYAAADLAGSMRLNYPSNIKIIQVPCTGRVDIIHLLRAIEDGADGVYVAGCMEGDCHFVCGNIKTRKKVEYVKRTLSELGIEPERVEMFNLSSAMGPRFAEIANQMAEKIFELGPSPLNIKQVA from the coding sequence ATGGATAAAGATTTCGAACCTCAGATCATAGCATTCTGCTGTAAATATTGTGCTTATGCTGCCGCTGATCTGGCGGGTTCCATGAGGCTTAACTACCCTTCCAATATAAAGATCATCCAGGTCCCGTGTACCGGACGGGTGGATATCATTCATCTTCTTCGCGCAATCGAAGACGGTGCGGACGGTGTATACGTAGCGGGATGCATGGAAGGAGACTGCCATTTTGTCTGCGGAAATATAAAAACCAGAAAAAAAGTAGAATATGTAAAAAGAACTCTTTCCGAACTTGGAATCGAACCGGAACGTGTTGAGATGTTTAATCTTTCATCGGCTATGGGCCCCCGTTTTGCAGAAATCGCAAACCAAATGGCGGAAAAAATATTCGAGCTTGGTCCAAGCCCGTTGAATATCAAGCAGGTAGCATAG
- a CDS encoding hydrogenase iron-sulfur subunit: MSNWQPNIITFLCNWCTYGAADMAGVSRLEYPPYIRIIRVPCSGRISPKFILAAFREGADGVWVSGCHPGDCHFIEGNYYGRRKFALMKSLLEHTGIEPGRLHFSWISSAEATKFADVAWDVCKSVEALGPSIKMNKQRAHMSQNRISQNIV; the protein is encoded by the coding sequence ATGTCAAATTGGCAACCAAATATAATAACGTTTTTGTGCAACTGGTGTACATACGGAGCAGCTGATATGGCGGGAGTGAGCCGTCTTGAATATCCGCCCTATATCCGGATTATAAGGGTTCCGTGCAGTGGACGTATCAGTCCCAAATTCATACTTGCCGCTTTCAGAGAGGGTGCCGACGGCGTATGGGTCTCAGGATGTCATCCAGGAGACTGCCATTTTATAGAAGGAAATTACTATGGTCGACGCAAGTTTGCGCTGATGAAAAGCCTTCTGGAACACACCGGCATCGAGCCTGGAAGACTGCATTTTTCATGGATATCATCAGCCGAAGCAACCAAATTTGCCGATGTGGCATGGGATGTATGTAAAAGTGTGGAAGCCCTTGGGCCCTCTATAAAAATGAACAAGCAACGAGCTCATATGTCACAAAACCGGATATCACAGAATATTGTTTAA
- a CDS encoding IscA/HesB family protein, giving the protein MFTVTEAAQMELKSFFKVKEMQLQPVRIFINQGGCSGPQMALALDEKRDNDSTFRVDGIQYLIDRDLLKKAQPISVDYGSNGFIVTSDLKFESGCSSCGSGGGSCG; this is encoded by the coding sequence ATGTTTACTGTCACAGAAGCAGCTCAAATGGAGCTCAAATCCTTTTTTAAGGTTAAGGAGATGCAACTACAGCCTGTTCGGATCTTTATCAACCAGGGCGGATGCAGCGGCCCGCAGATGGCGTTGGCTCTTGATGAAAAAAGAGATAATGATTCAACCTTTAGAGTTGACGGAATCCAATACCTGATCGACAGAGATCTTCTGAAGAAGGCCCAGCCCATCAGCGTAGATTATGGCTCAAACGGGTTTATTGTTACATCCGATCTTAAATTTGAAAGCGGATGTTCAAGTTGTGGCTCCGGTGGTGGTTCCTGCGGTTAG
- a CDS encoding CoB--CoM heterodisulfide reductase iron-sulfur subunit A family protein, translated as MSTKGTNNKVGSVMVVGAGVAGIQASLDMANAGYYVHLVDSTSSVGGLMAQLDKTFPTNDCAMCVISPFLVEVGRHLNINIIPNSELESLEGEAGAFLAKLKNNPRYIDSVKCTACGQCRQVCPVTAVNEFDCRLDLRKATFIKFPQAVPLSYTIDRNICIGCGMCEKACLAGAISYSDQPKFSEIEVGAVVLAMGNELFDPSLIDTYAYSRHPNVVTSLEFERILSASGPYKGHLMRPYDREIPQKIAWLQCIGSRDINHADHSYCSSVCCMYSIKQTIIAKEHADNPLDAAIFYMDMRTHGKEFERYRERAEQGSGVRFIRSRVHTVEPLDDGGLKLKYIPESGEVQEEVFDMVVLATGFSPSQDAKALAQRLGIDLNDHSYAKTSDLTPVCTSKDGIYVCGTFQSPKDIPQSVMEASAAAASATQDLSEKRWSLTLTKELPSEKDFSKEEPRIGVFVCNCGINIGGVADVPAIREYAKTLPNVIHTEDNLFTCSQDTQENIKKVILEKGINRVVVASCSPRTHEPLFQETIREIGLNPYLFEMANIRDQNTWVHMKTPERATEKAKDLVRMAVAKAALLESLPQVTLDVTQAVLVVGGGIAGLEAALGIARQGFDAFLVERSNQLGGMALGLNATWQGEQVLPYVKNLIEDVQNNKRIKIFLETKVGHVTGTIGSFTTTLKSEINPLDIKVINHGAAILATGGKEYRPEEYLYGKYPQILTHLDLDAAVRDNDEKLKNSKMAVFIQCVGSRTEERPYCSRVCCTHSIKSALILKKINPDMQIFIIYRDIRTYGFREDLYKEAREQGIRFIRYNKDNPPVLDSDNGQELKLTVKDHILQRPIEMNPDLVVLAAAILPNENKELFEHFKVPTNSDGFLVEAHAKLRPVDFASEGLFLAGIAHYPKSVDESIAQAKAAVSRAMKIVSKNTIAVDSVVASVNPDRCAACLTCVRTCPYNVPTVKEEGYAVIEPSDCHGCGCCVSECPGKAITLKHFTDDQINAKTDALFYIEASC; from the coding sequence ATGTCAACCAAAGGTACAAACAATAAAGTCGGCAGCGTAATGGTGGTAGGCGCCGGTGTCGCAGGCATACAGGCCTCTTTAGATATGGCCAATGCCGGATATTATGTCCATCTGGTGGACAGTACGTCCAGTGTGGGCGGACTCATGGCACAGCTGGACAAAACCTTTCCAACCAATGACTGCGCCATGTGCGTAATATCGCCCTTTCTTGTAGAAGTGGGAAGGCATCTTAACATAAACATAATTCCAAACAGTGAACTGGAATCCCTGGAAGGTGAGGCCGGAGCATTTCTGGCAAAACTTAAAAATAATCCGCGTTATATTGATTCGGTAAAATGTACCGCCTGCGGTCAGTGCCGCCAGGTATGCCCGGTAACGGCAGTAAATGAGTTTGATTGCAGGCTGGATCTTAGAAAAGCGACATTTATCAAGTTTCCCCAGGCAGTGCCTCTTTCATATACTATAGATAGAAATATCTGTATAGGATGCGGCATGTGTGAAAAAGCCTGTCTTGCAGGCGCAATATCTTACTCGGATCAGCCGAAATTTTCCGAGATTGAGGTTGGGGCTGTAGTACTTGCCATGGGAAATGAGCTTTTTGATCCATCTTTGATAGATACTTACGCATATTCCCGTCATCCTAATGTAGTTACAAGCCTGGAATTCGAACGTATATTGAGCGCTTCAGGGCCTTATAAGGGGCATCTCATGCGGCCATACGACAGGGAAATCCCCCAAAAAATCGCCTGGCTCCAGTGCATCGGATCACGCGACATTAATCATGCGGATCACAGTTACTGTTCTTCGGTTTGCTGCATGTACAGCATAAAACAGACCATAATTGCTAAAGAACATGCCGATAATCCGCTTGATGCAGCCATCTTTTACATGGATATGCGTACACACGGGAAGGAATTTGAGAGATACAGGGAAAGAGCTGAACAAGGAAGCGGAGTCAGATTTATACGTTCCAGAGTTCATACTGTTGAACCACTTGATGATGGCGGACTGAAACTCAAATATATTCCCGAATCCGGTGAAGTACAGGAAGAAGTATTTGATATGGTTGTGCTTGCCACAGGCTTTTCACCCTCACAGGATGCAAAAGCTTTGGCTCAAAGACTTGGTATAGATTTAAATGACCATAGTTATGCAAAAACAAGCGATCTTACACCTGTTTGTACAAGCAAAGACGGTATTTATGTATGCGGAACTTTTCAAAGCCCGAAAGATATTCCGCAGTCCGTGATGGAGGCATCCGCTGCCGCGGCAAGTGCTACACAGGATTTATCGGAAAAAAGATGGAGTCTTACGCTTACGAAAGAATTACCGTCCGAAAAGGACTTTAGTAAAGAAGAGCCACGTATAGGAGTATTTGTATGCAACTGCGGCATCAATATAGGCGGGGTTGCGGATGTTCCTGCCATAAGGGAATATGCCAAAACGCTTCCGAATGTCATACATACGGAAGATAATCTTTTTACCTGTTCCCAGGATACTCAGGAAAACATAAAAAAAGTTATACTGGAAAAAGGCATCAACCGTGTGGTTGTTGCATCATGTTCACCTCGTACTCATGAGCCTCTTTTCCAGGAGACCATTCGTGAGATAGGACTTAACCCCTATCTTTTTGAAATGGCCAATATCCGGGATCAGAATACCTGGGTTCATATGAAAACTCCTGAAAGAGCCACGGAAAAGGCGAAAGATCTTGTGCGAATGGCTGTTGCCAAAGCAGCTCTTTTAGAATCCCTTCCACAGGTTACCCTGGATGTAACACAGGCTGTTCTTGTAGTAGGTGGTGGAATTGCCGGCCTTGAAGCTGCTTTAGGCATTGCCAGGCAGGGCTTTGATGCTTTCCTTGTGGAAAGAAGCAATCAGCTTGGAGGAATGGCGCTTGGTCTAAATGCAACATGGCAGGGTGAACAAGTTCTTCCGTATGTTAAGAACTTAATTGAAGATGTGCAGAATAATAAGCGGATAAAGATTTTTCTTGAAACTAAAGTTGGTCATGTTACCGGCACGATAGGAAGTTTTACAACCACATTGAAATCAGAAATTAATCCGCTGGATATAAAAGTTATAAATCATGGTGCGGCAATACTTGCCACAGGCGGAAAGGAATACAGACCGGAAGAATACCTTTACGGAAAATATCCGCAGATATTGACTCATCTGGATCTGGATGCAGCGGTTAGAGATAATGACGAAAAATTAAAAAACAGCAAAATGGCAGTATTTATTCAGTGTGTAGGTTCACGTACCGAAGAAAGACCTTATTGCAGCCGGGTATGCTGCACACACAGCATAAAAAGTGCATTGATATTAAAGAAGATAAATCCTGACATGCAGATATTTATCATTTACAGGGATATCCGCACATATGGATTCCGTGAGGATTTATACAAGGAGGCCAGGGAGCAGGGTATCCGTTTTATACGCTATAATAAGGATAATCCGCCAGTGCTTGATTCTGATAACGGACAAGAACTTAAGCTGACTGTAAAGGATCATATTCTGCAAAGACCGATTGAGATGAATCCTGATCTGGTAGTACTTGCTGCAGCTATTCTTCCGAATGAAAACAAGGAATTGTTTGAACATTTCAAGGTTCCGACAAACAGCGACGGTTTTCTCGTGGAAGCTCACGCCAAATTAAGACCTGTCGATTTTGCATCTGAAGGACTTTTTCTGGCCGGCATTGCCCATTATCCCAAAAGTGTTGATGAAAGCATTGCGCAGGCAAAAGCCGCAGTATCAAGAGCAATGAAAATAGTATCAAAGAACACGATCGCGGTTGACAGCGTAGTGGCTTCGGTCAATCCGGATCGCTGTGCAGCATGTCTTACTTGCGTAAGAACCTGCCCTTATAATGTGCCAACGGTTAAAGAGGAAGGATATGCAGTTATTGAACCAAGCGACTGCCATGGATGCGGTTGCTGTGTATCCGAATGTCCGGGAAAGGCGATCACACTGAAGCATTTTACCGATGATCAGATAAATGCGAAGACTGATGCACTATTTTATATAGAGGCATCATGTTAG
- a CDS encoding FAD-dependent oxidoreductase — translation MSENPVGAILVVGGGVAGIQTALDLADSGYFVYLVEKTPAVGGAMAQLDKTFPTIDCSMCILAPYLVTAGRHPNIELVTNAEVESVSGKPGNFKVRVRKKARSIIAERCTGCRACVDACPVTCMVDTDA, via the coding sequence ATGAGTGAAAATCCTGTTGGCGCAATACTTGTAGTCGGAGGTGGTGTGGCAGGCATCCAGACTGCTCTTGATCTGGCGGATTCCGGTTATTTTGTGTATCTGGTTGAAAAAACTCCTGCTGTGGGAGGAGCAATGGCTCAGCTTGATAAAACATTTCCCACGATTGACTGCTCAATGTGTATTTTAGCACCCTATCTGGTAACTGCCGGCAGGCATCCGAATATAGAGCTTGTCACAAATGCGGAAGTCGAAAGTGTTTCCGGAAAGCCCGGAAATTTTAAAGTCAGGGTCAGGAAAAAAGCGCGCAGTATAATCGCAGAACGCTGTACTGGCTGCCGCGCCTGTGTTGATGCTTGTCCTGTGACATGCATGGTAGACACGGATGCATAA
- a CDS encoding methylenetetrahydrofolate reductase gives MNDIKSGSNLERVLKSGNFAFTGECGPPKGANVEHLKEKLAFLKGNVDAVNITDNQTAVVRMSSWAASAIAVSEGVEPNFQMVCRDRNRLSMMSDVLGAYSMGIRNMLCLSGDHQIFGNHPEAKNVYDIDSMQLINLVKTMRDEGKFLNGEPIDVSPKMFIGAASNPFADPFEFRVYRLAKKINAGADFVQTQCIYNMDKFRKFMKMAVDMGLCEKCYILAGVTPLKSVGMAQYMAKQVPGMDVPPELIERLRGAGKGKYAEEGIKIAIEQIEEFKQMEGVAGVHLMAIEWEHRVAEIAEKAGMLPRP, from the coding sequence ATGAATGATATAAAATCCGGCAGTAATCTTGAAAGAGTCTTGAAATCGGGAAATTTTGCCTTTACCGGTGAATGCGGGCCTCCCAAAGGAGCTAATGTAGAACATCTTAAAGAAAAACTTGCTTTCCTGAAAGGTAATGTCGATGCAGTCAATATTACCGATAATCAAACGGCAGTTGTAAGAATGTCCAGCTGGGCGGCTTCAGCTATTGCGGTTTCAGAAGGTGTTGAGCCGAATTTTCAGATGGTTTGCCGCGATAGAAACCGTCTATCTATGATGAGCGATGTTCTCGGCGCTTATTCCATGGGCATCAGAAACATGCTGTGTCTGTCAGGAGATCATCAGATATTCGGGAATCATCCGGAAGCTAAAAACGTTTATGACATAGATTCCATGCAGCTTATCAATCTGGTTAAAACCATGAGAGATGAAGGAAAGTTTTTAAATGGAGAACCAATAGACGTTTCTCCGAAAATGTTTATTGGTGCAGCCAGTAATCCGTTTGCAGATCCTTTTGAATTCCGTGTTTACCGCCTGGCCAAGAAGATTAATGCAGGAGCCGATTTTGTACAGACTCAGTGTATCTACAATATGGACAAATTCAGAAAGTTTATGAAAATGGCTGTGGATATGGGTTTATGTGAAAAATGCTATATTCTTGCAGGAGTAACTCCTTTGAAAAGTGTAGGTATGGCCCAGTATATGGCAAAGCAGGTTCCTGGCATGGATGTCCCGCCTGAGCTGATTGAGAGATTAAGAGGCGCCGGAAAAGGAAAATATGCCGAAGAAGGCATAAAGATCGCCATAGAACAAATTGAAGAATTCAAGCAAATGGAAGGTGTTGCAGGCGTTCATCTGATGGCTATCGAATGGGAACACAGAGTTGCCGAGATTGCCGAAAAAGCAGGCATGCTGCCAAGACCTTAA